The segment GCCTAATTGCTGGCTACTAacagctctgccagggctgcagaaaAATCAGGAGAAAGTCTTCATATTCTGCAGCACCAAAAGCCCTGCCAGGCCCTGAGGGCGTATTTTTCCCTTCAAACTGGCAGTAGGATTAAAACCTGTCCAGACATTACCCTGCTATTCAGATCCATGCCATGACCCTCTCCCAGGGCACACAAGCCACCTCTGCGGAAACCTGCCTgcacctcctcctgccccagcatctGCTGCAGCCCAAACATCTGGAtgaccttttctttccagatgtgcagctgtgggtgtTGCCATGAAGGAGTTACCCAAAGAGCCCCAATTAACAGAAATCCAACCCCAGGGCTATTAAAATGCCCAGCCACACCacttgcagcagggctgcaggagaggacaCCAATCCGCCAGAGGTTTAACTCAACACACCACCATGTCAACACAGGACATGGTGGCTCCTCTCTGCAGGTCCTAAGCTTCCTCAGCTGAGGACATACAGCAATCCCAGGGTCCTCCCAGCCACCTCAGGAGGTACAAGCACCTGCAGGTGACTTGCTCTTGATGCACTAAGCCATACCTAGTTCTGAGAGCATCCCTGGCACGGGTGCTCCCAAGAGTGGGGTGCTGCTCATCATGGGTCACTTGGGAGAGGGCATGGCAACCTACAGAGCTACAGAGGTTCAGATCCACATGCCATGCTGCAGGACTGAGCCCACAGGCTCCTcttgcagcaccagcacccagaTTTCCATCAGCTAGCTGCCTCTGCCGGGCAGACGTATGGGTGCCCACCAATGCCAGGAGCATACAGCCTTCACACATCCTCACATCCCTGCATTAGCTGCACTTCATCAGCCAACACCACTGCCCTCAGGTTTTAATTCAGACTCATGCAGGTACTTCTCACCATCCTGGCACTTACTCCACTCAGCTTTCTAGGCTGGAGTCTTCCTGCAAGAAAGCTTTGCCCTGCACGAGTATTTTGAGATGACAGCTAAATTACCTCCTAAATTTGTACAGGGGAAGAGGCAGTGGTTTGGCTTTTAGCTACCTGCATTTTAACCTTAAAACCTTTTTCTATGGCTGACACAAACCACTTCCATTTTGAGACCCCAGActccccaggctggcacagAGGCCATCACCTCTCCTCCCCACTCACCCCACCAGAATTTCACCCTTTCCCACACACTCAGCTTATCCCCAACCTGctacagcagcttttccagcagCTTTTATCTGGGGCGTGCAGAACCCACACGCTCCCCTCCCTGATGCCCAGGCTCACACCGGGATGTCTCAGGTCAGACCAGCATGCCGCACACCCCGAAGCTGTCAGCTATCTACCCTCTTCATCAGGCTTTGCCGGAACCAGCCCTGCAAGCAGCAACCTCCAAGcacacagagcaggaaaaaagctcagaaaatgGAGGCAGGAGATACAAAGCAAGCAGAGGGACCCAAATCACACTGCCACTGGTTCAAGCGTTCAGCCTGACGGGTACGCAAACACCACCCGGGCACAGTGTTGAAGGCTGAAATAACAGCGTTGCTTCCCACACGCGTTTCTCCTGCTACTTGCAGCTCACCCCAAGGCAAAGTCAGAAGTCCCCATTCCCAAACCCGCTGTGGCACTGCGAAATGCTCCCGGTTAACTCCCGGTTTCACCCGCGCCTGCCGACGCCGCCTTACGCGGGGCCCGAGCGCCCGGCGCCAGCCGGGGAGGATGCGGCGGCACCGGGCACCGGCAGCCAGCCtcgggggcgggcgggggtcccccgctccccccagcagcGGCGGCCCAAGCCCTCCCGGCTCCGGCTCAGCTTTGGGGAACCCCAGCGGCGGGTACTACCCCTAAGCCAGTTTCGCCCAGTCCGCACCTGCGCTCCCAGTGCTGGCGCCAGACAGGCCGCCAGCAGCCGGCGGCTCGGAGCGGGCAGCGGCGCCCTACGGCCCGCGGCCTTCCGTGACCCGCCGTACTCTGCCCTCCGCGCACGGGGAGGGGACACCGTCGGTGCTCCCCCGCGCCCAGCCGCCTGCAGCGCCGACGGCCTGGCGTGCGGCGCGGTGCTCCCCCGCCTCCGCGCCCAGGACAACCCCCGCGTCTCCCCCCTCCCGGGATGCTCCCGGCCGCcgttcccccccgcccccatcaCCCCGCGTACCGCAAGGCGAGGCCGACGTGCCGCAGGACGTCGCGGAGCGGCACGTCGGCGGCGCCGTAGGGCTGCCGCGGCTCCTCGAAGCGGTGCGCCAGGCAGACGCGCCAGCCGGCCGCCGCCacgccgcggccccgcgccgccccctcGTACCGCTGCATCAgcggcccccgccgcctccgccgccgccatcgccaccccccgccccgcgcgcgcCCTCTTCACTGTGCACGCcgtcccgccccgcccggccccgcccccggggcTCGGCGCCACGCGCGCCGCCGAGCGCGTCCGAACacccgggcccgccccgccaCCGACGCGACCTGCGATCCCCTGGCCGCCCGACAGAGCGTTGCCGAGTGGGTCCCGAGCGTCGTACGAGGGTTGCCGAGCGCTGCCCGAGCATCCCCGAGAATTCCCGAGCGCCGCCCGAGCGTTCCCGAGCACTGTCCGAGCATGCCCGAGCGCCGCCCGAGTGTTGCCCGAGCATTACCGAGAGCTGGCCGAGCGTTGCCCGAGCGCTCCCGAGCGCTGCCCGAGCTTTGCCGAAGTAGGTCGGGAGGGCCCCTGCGCGGCCGAGGGGAAGCCAGGCCGGGAGCGGCGAGTAGTGCGGAGCggtgagtggggctggggcGGCCAGGGATGGTGGCTGTGCGGGGCGCGCTGCCCGGTGTCCCTGGCCGTCCTGTGGGCGTTTGCGCTTGTGTGTTTGCGGTCGAGGCCACCCTGAGGCCCCCGGGCAGGTGTTGGTGGGGCTGTCCTTCACCCCCCGCAGTATGTGCTGACCCCCCCTTACGTCTGTGtggagctggggggggcggggggtgtttgtgtgtggCCGGGGCTGTGCGTGTGTCCCCTGCACgcctgggtgggtgggtgggtgtgggtgggactgtgtgtctgtgcctcgtgtgtgcagagccaggctggccGTAACCCATTTACACGCCCGTGTGCTGTGTCTAGACCCTTGGCTGGGTCTAGACCTCCCTGACTGCCCCACATGCCTGTGCCCGGCCTGGCTGTCGCCATTCTTGCTCTGTTACAGCACCCAGCCCTCTCTCCGTGCCcactgttgggtttttcttgGCAGGTGTGCAGCAGGGCTGTCCAAGCCATGATTGAGGTCTTGGCCAAGCTGGGCCGTGGGCCTGTCTTCCTGGCaggagaggtgctggagtgCGTGATCACTTTCACCAACCCATTATCAGCCTCATCGACGTCCGCCAGCAGGTACAGCAGCCCACGCCAGTGGGCCCTTCTGTGCATGAAGCCTTGAAGTGGCAGAGCTGTCTGGGTCCCTCAAGAGGGAACGgacctccctccctcctgagCAGCCAGATGTAGTCATGGCTGGGTTGTGGGGCAATGgtgccagctcagcccctggTGACTCCCCTGACCGAGGTACTCTTTTAAGGGTGCTTTGTGCCATCACTGTTTCAGAGCTGCAACTGACATAATTGTTCTGGTTTTCTGCCCCcaagaaagagacaaagaaaaaagtatgcaGTTAGAGATGCTCTTAACTTCCCCTCAGGTGAGCCCTCAGTGACGGGATTACTGGCAGAAAATGAAGCCAAACTGGCTGTCAAAGCAGGATATCTAGTTACACCAGGGTGACAGTCTCACAGGGCAACATCCAGACAATGTCATTATTTCCTGCGTTTATGGAAGGACCTCTCTTTGTCAAGCCGCACACTGAGGTATTGGTGTAACCTCTGCCTCCAGAGCTGGCAGGCAGAGAGATGAGCGCTGCCAGGCGTGAGAAAGAGGCAGCCTTCTGTGGCAGCATTTTCTGTGGCCCAGCCTCCGAGTGCTGCATCTCCCCTGATCATTACTGTGTCTGAAATGGGTGTTGAGGAAATGCGAGAAGATGGGAGCTTCCTATATTGGCTCACGGGGGTGACTCCACATCATAATTAGTCGCCCAAAGTTTCCATGCCTGCTGAGTGTATGGCCTTGTCTGATTCTCCAGCGGGTGGAGAGTGCTTTCTCAATTTGAGCCCTTCTTGGGAAGTGTCCATTTCCAGCCCTGTCAGGTTCAGCATCTCTTCATCACCAGCATGCATTTCACACGTGATTGTTTTGGTGAGCCCACCTTCAGTGCTTGCaatctcagcagcagcaaagcagtcTTCTGTATTACCACTGTAGGGCTTTATTGCCTTCCTTAACTTTCCATCTTGTCTTCCTGGTTCATCTTCCTTACTGCATTCAGCTTTTGAATTCAGCTCTGGCATAAGCAGCTAGCTTTCCAGAATTTTGTCTTGTGCAGTGGCAGTGCGTTTTCCTGGTTCCAAAACATGTGGAACTGCAAAGGTGGCAGGTGGAACAGTTTTGGAGGTTCACAGCAGAGCTACAGGAGATTCATTTAGGAGTTTCATGTGTGTTGTGGTCCTTAAAGAAAATACCtcttgaaaaaaggaaattttttagAATAAAAGGCAGGTGACCAAACTGATGAGACTCAGCTAAGACAGTGGTGACACCACATACATTGGTGGCTTGGAAATTGAAGCTGTGAGGTGCTTAAAGGCAGGAGCCAGATCAAAGCACAGTCACTGCAACAGGGAGGTAGGCCCGTCAGGCACTAGAAGCTTTCGGGGCTGGAAGAAGCTGCAGTGCAGGTGGGGGAACCAAGAAGCACTCATTTCAGGCTTAGAGACAGAATGGAAGGATAGTAAGTAAATGGAAGATGGTGAATTTGATTGTGGTGTACAAGGCATACaagaaacaaagcttttctgCCCAAAGCGTGACCCTTGTGAGCTACAGGAGTTGTAGGGGGAGGtgagagaggagggagatgACCTCACAACAGCACGGGATCCTTCTGCACCCTGCCAGCTGGACAAGCCAGGTCTATCAGCAGGAAGgcagataaaagaaagaaggaaaaaaaaaaagattcaaaatACAGTGTTTGAAAGTACTGTAATTATACTAAGCTTATATAAAGTTCATTGTCTCTCAAGCAAGaccatttttctatttctatataGCAGATATGTTACAACAGAAAACCTTTTGGCAGCCCTTGTGGAAAAGCCATGCTGGTACTTTTGAAGATACAGGATTACAGTTGTGGAGCTAGAAGTAACTGGGTAGAGTAACCAACACATGTTTGGGTAAGGGCAACCAGCACATACAAAAGATCAAATAGGGCGTTGTTAGTCAGCGGAAACAAATGCAGCACGCCCTTTTTTCTCTGATTCGTCTAGACGTTTAACTGCTCTGATGTGTCACATCAAGAGATACCTGCATGTCACAAAAAATCCCTGTGCCACCTAGAACTCTGGTGTCAGTGGTTACTAATCAGATCATGACGTTAGAAAACATACACTAGCTAAATTAACACCACTACTATTGAAATAAAGATAAGATGAGTGTTTTGGAAACTGAGAGGTGTCAGTAGCACCATGGGAGATGCCGTGTGGAATGGCTGAGGTCATAGCGGTGTTCAAAACATAAGACTGTTTTTCATGCTAGATGCAACCAATTCTTGTGGCTGTAGAGGCAGAGCAAAATGACCTCCTCTATAACTGTCAGTGAATCCTTTGCATCCTGAGGAGAAAATAGGTCCTTATTAAGGACCTGGAAGCATTATTCTCTGATGGTCTTATACAACCAAAAGTTGATGTTCTTGAGGGGGACAGTGCTGTGGGGAAGGAGCACCTCTGTGCCCCACCTGCCCTGAGGAGTGTCGAGCTTGGGGCAGCCGgggtgctgagggcaggggcagctgaACCCAGGTTGCAGGTGTTTGTTACTTTTGAATTTTCCCACTTCCCTGATGGTTGTGTTGTTACTGGTGGCACCTTGGAGTGCTGCTCTGCATGTCACTTCTGGCTTGGGATTTAGGTCTTCATGGCTAAAAGTCCTCTGCTGGGCCTGGCCCatgtgcagcagctggaggtgccCTCTCAAAGGTGCAGTCTGTGACCAGCTCCAAGCTGTGGCTGATGAGAAAGGTGACCAAGTTAGTAGGTCTTTGGAACAAATCTTGGGACGCTTGACCTCAGCATATTTGCTGGAAGATCCCTATAAGATTCTGCACAGGCTACCTGGTCTCTGTCCTTGTAGATGGGGTGGCTTCTGACTGCGCTGCTTGCGGTCTTCTGGCATGTGTGTACAGTGGGCTTCTTGGGGCAGGGGTGTTTCCTCGCTCAGTGTCAGTTCTGTGCCCAAGGTCTTGTGGTTTAGGCTACAAATATTGCTGCTGAATAAGATCCCTCAGGCCACAGAGTCAGGCCTTGGGTGAAACTGCTGTCAGCATCTGGGGTGGAAGTGGATTTGGGTCAGCACTCCAGCCCCAGCTTGCTCCGAATGCTTGTTTGGAGCAGGGCATCAGTGACAGTAAAGCAAGGCCTTCTTCCTTCCAGACAAGCAGTCCCACATGGAGCTGAGCAGCAAGAGCTGCTCTTCTCCCAATTCATGCTTGCTGTAATCCAAGTTTAAAGCGCAGACACGACTATTGCTCTTCTTTGCTCTCAGTGAGATGCTGGCGTGGGCCAGCGCTCAGATCCACTGCCAGTTTCATGCCAGCGAGAACCGGGTAGCGCTCCCTCCTTCTGATGGCAGCAAGCACGATGTGCAGGCAGAGAATGAGACAGTCTTCGTCCCCAACAGAGGTGAGTGCCATTCTTATAACCCCGGGCAGGGACAGCAAGAGCACAACGAGCAGGAATCATGCAGACTATAATGTGTGTCTTGAGGGCAGCATGTGTAGAAGTGAGTGGAAAGTCCATGTTGCTTTCCTTGTGTAATTCCCTGGTGATGGCTACTGCAGGACCTGGTTAATACTGGGATCAAAGTGGCACTAGTTTAGAGTGAAACATGAGGGTTGTCTGTCCAGCTGTTCTGGGAATGTCTCATGATCTGACCAGGGCATGAGATGTTTCCTCCTCAGCCCACTCCTCCCCGTTCCTCCCCAAGAGGATAAGGCCCAGCTGGCCTGGGCACAGCCCAAGTCTGGGCCGCATTCATGTGGTTCTTCTCTTCCAGGAGAGCGTGGTCAGTGTATCCTGTCCACCCCACCAAAGATTCTCTTCTGTGACTTGCGACTGGATCCTGGGGAGTCAAAGTCCTGTGAGTCCTGtcttcttttcccctgctcAGAGAGCTCACCTctggggagccctgctctcAAAGCTGGCTTTGCAGAACTAAGTGCTGCAAGTGGGAGACCCTGGTGCTTGTGGAAGGCAAGATGCTGTGGTGGGAGTGTGAGTGCTAAGGAACTGTGTCCAGATTCTGTTCTCCACCGTATGAGGGCTGCATACTGCAATGTGTCCCTCAGTCCTGCCCCTGGCCTGCAGCCTTTGCTGTGTAGCTACAAGGCatgaaaagttttgaaatacctggctgcagctgaaggaacagTTATGCACACCTGCATTACCCTGcctttatttcttcagctgcacCAGAGTATTCTTGGGATTTAGGCTGGCATCCTTCTAAGGTCTGTGCTTCCTCTTCACGTTGTGGCTGTCCTGGAGATCACAGTCTTCTGcctgttctgtttttcctgctgtagaAGTGAACAACTTCTCATCTTCTCTGCTCAAAGCTCTTCATGTCTCCAAAGCCCTCAGACAGTGTCATTCCAATGGGTCCCCTTTAAGCTCTCCTTCATCACtactttcccttctgctttagagaaatgtttttccttttcacaagGAAGTTGCAGCAACTCGGTTTTGTTGTACCAGGCAGCTTTCTCTACCTGAGTAGACAGCTGTGAAAATACAAGTATGTGCTGTTGCCTCGTTCAGTGGCTGCATGACCCTGTCTGTCAGTTCGTGTTGGACCTCCTTTGCATTCTGGCAGCCCGTGGTCTAGCAGCAACATAACGTTAAGTGTTGCAGGCTGCGTGTGGAGAGCTTCTTTGGGTTGTCCTAGGGATCTTCTGGGAATGGTTCGCAGAGACCTCTCAAGTCACAGagcaaaggaagcagagaggcaGTGCCTGTGGTGGAGGGGGCTCTGCTGGAGTATTGAGCTCTGGGAGGTGAGAGCAGAGGTGCAAGTGAGACCAGCAAGTTGCAGGCTGTGAAACTGGAACTGTGAAACTTTTGAAACTGCGGTCTCCTGCCTTTCTAGGCTTGGAGGAGCCTGACTGGAGGGAAAGGCGGACAGGGTAAAACCAACCTGGCTTTGGCTAGGTGCTTTGCAGGGTGGGGCAGTGCTGTTGGGAGCTGTGCCTCCTAAATTGGAAAGCCTACTGTCTGAGTATGTATTCTACAGCACCATGTGGGGGAAAGGAGCTGGCCCTGCCACATTGGAGCCAAGGACCACTGTACTTTCTGAAagtggctgtgccagggaggAGGAAGTGGTAGAAGTCTCAGCTGGCCTGAGGCTCATCTGGATTctcctgtgctctgtgctgctggcaggtgtggggctggagcatccAGTCCCTGGGATCAGGGGAAAGACCCTTTCCCAGCACATCTCAGGCAGGCTTGGCAGTTGCTGGGAGAGCAGATTGGTGACTACAGTCCAACCTCCAGGTGGCTGGGATGAATTGAGAAGATTTCCTTGTGTGCAGGCTTTGTGGGTGGAAGCTGTTCAGCTCCCAGCTAATCTAGCGATAGCCTGTCCTTCCCAGTGATGCTGCACTGTGTGTATCCATCTGCTGGGCCACTGAGTGACACTGGCACAAGCAGCTGCACCTGCCTTTCACTTGGATGCAGCCCCATAGCAAGAACACAAGCTCTTCCACATTTTGAGGATCCTTTGCTGTGTGTTACAGCCTTTCCTCTTGGTTGTGTGATGCGCGCATCTATAGCATGTGTCGTGTGTGATGCTGCTGTGTGTGGCATTGGGCTTTTTAGAACTGAAACCCCTGTatcacagccccagctctgccaggctgctcaCATCGATCCCATCGGCTTGCTGTACCGCTCGTCTCACACAAGACTGCAGCTGGCATGCTTGCAGATCATTCctgggggctcctgccagctctgtggAGGCAGAGTTAAGGCTGTGTGGGTGTGTATCTTAATTCttcatttcctgtttttcagaagttttgagTTTTCCTGCACAGTttggaaaggcaaaaaaacctccacccAGAAATCTTAATTCTGCTTTAGCAAAGTACTATGTTATTAAACTGTAGCCAGAGCTGGCACACATAGCTGAGGTTGTGTCAGGCTGTCTCTTGATAAAGGCCTTGTTTTCAGTTGCTGACCAGCTTATTCCCCAGTATCTTCCCCTGGTTATGGTGCCTATATGTTGAAGTTGACTCACCTCCTAGCCCTTTGACACACTGCCCAGACTGAGCTCTTTAAATTTGTcaccataaaatattttctcaaagcCCTCAAGTAATTTCTGTGGCTGTTTTTGCCTCCTCTCCAGTTTTGTAATACCTTTAAATATTTGGTAGATCACAGAGAGGGGAGGAAATAGAAGCAGCCCAGACACAGGCCGGCAGCCCAGCCAGAGGGTGCAGTGGGTGGGTAAGGAAGGCATCCATAACACCAGGAATGTACTTCCTTCTGGGGTATGCATGGAAGTTGGACTTCCGAAGCCTCAGCATTCCTGTGCCAGGTAGCAAACTGCCCGTCCTCCTCAGACAGTGGTGGTCCCTGCTCAGAGAATCCTCATTGGGCATGAAGGTCTTTGTGAGCACTCTTTTTAAGCCTGGTACAGGGGGGTACAGCagtcttcttccttccttggaAATACCTGATTTTCCTCCCTGTCAGGACAGTTCTCAGCTTTATACGCACCCTGGTCCAGCAGAACAGCCCTGTGTTTTAAGGTGTGACAACCTGTGGATGCTGTGCACTAGCataggcttttttcttccttccagtcCCGTTATTTCAAATCTAGAAGTTATATTTCAAATGTAACACTAGCTTCTAATCTAAGCCTCGATGTTTAGGATGTACCAAACTTGGGGAAGGATCTGTAGTTTCACAGCAGGATGCTGCCATTCCTCTGGCAGGGTATGCCTGCATTATGGTGGGGAAGTCAGAGAGGCGGAGTCTTTCCACAGTTCACTGTTTGCGCCTTTCTTATTATACAGCATGCGGTTTGGGAAAACTGTAGAAGTGTTCACACTGCGTCAAGAAGGGTTGTGGTTTGTGTGGTGTCCAAGGGGCTTTGGGAAGGCTGAATGTGGTATAAAGCCAGGCCCCAGCATCTCAGAAGTCTCAGTCAGAGGCTTTGCAGTCTAAGTCATCAGTCTGTCAAGGGGCATACGCCACAGGTTGTTGTGAAGGTCTCTTAATTGTTTCTTGGCCATTTAGACCAGTACTTCAGAGAAGAACACAGGAAGAACCTAATTTTTGCTGCTGAGTTTGGGTTTTGGCAAATATCAAGAGGGGCACATTGGCACCTCTCTGCCATGTGGGGCAGAGCCCTGAGGAAACCTCAGGGTGTCACTGCATCGTGAAAGCGATGTGCAAAGGAAGTGCGCAGAGGCAAATCCAGGTTGAACTCGTGATGAGTAAGTTTAGCTCTCATGTGTTTGTGTTCCTGGATTTTACATCTTTCACATTCTTTTGAGGCAGAGTTGAGTGTGTGTGGTTGTATGTGCTGGAAGCAATGTCTGGATGACAGTGCATGTGATGTGAGGAGCAGTGCGCTGGTGCAAGGAAGCCGGGGATGTGCTTGGCCTGctgtggagaagaggagacaGCAGAAAGCACCGGCCACTGTCCCTAACTCAGCACCATGGCCCATCCTAACCCTTGCTGCAGGGAGCCTGTGAGCAACAGCTCCCGGAGCTTCTTTTGGCCTTCAAAGACAATCTTCTCTGTGCTCCTTGCAGATTCATACTGTGAGACGCTGCCCATAGACGGCCCTCCCTCTTTCCGGGGACAGTCGGTGAAGTACGTGTACAAGTTGACCATCGGCTGCCAGCGTGTCAACTCCCCCATCAAGCTCCTGCGCGTACCCTTCCGTGTTCTCGTGCTGCATGGTAAGGCCACGTGCTGCCTTTCCTGCAGACATGGGCCTGgctgcaccctgccctgctgacACTCTCACTTCCTCCCCCAGGGCTCAAGGATTACCAGTTCCCACAGGATGAGGCTGTTGCACCCTCAAACCCCttcctggaggaggaggagggcttgAAGAAAGACTCTCGCCTGGCAGACCTGGCAACAGAACTGCTCATGGTGGCCACTTCCCGACGCAGTCTGCGTAGGTCATATCCCTTGCTTGAACCTGCTGTTCTCACCTGAGTATGAAGCACAGCTCAGGGCTCACTATAAGAGTTTCTTGCTGGCAGAATGAAGCTCCAAGTGGGGCTGTGGAGGAGCTCCATCAGAGCCTGCTTGGGTCAGAGTTTCCCAGGGTCTCCTCCCAACCAGTCTCAGGCTCTTCCTACTGCAGTGAGAGAGACCCTCTCCCCAGCATACTGCAGCCAGCCTGTGGTGTACTTGCGCTCACTGCAGGCATTTCTCAAAAGGAATGCCACCTCCAGGGGCTGTCCTTCACACCTAAGCAGCAGACGTGGGGTCATGTCTGCTGGGCTCTGTGATTAAGCCAGAGTGCTGTATGGAGCAGAGCCTCTTCTTGCTGCGACCCTTTCCCCACTTCTTATTGCTGCAACCCTTTCCCCGACTCTTACTGCTCCACAGACCTGTATAACATCAGCAACACTCGTGGGAAGGTGGGGACGTTCTGCATCTTTAAGACTGTGTATAAGATCGGAGAGGATGTCATTGGGACCTTCAACTTCTCAGAAGGGGACATCCCATGTCTGCAGGTTACTGCTCGCTGTGGGGAGAGGCAGGGTTTCAGGTGGGGGAGAGGGAGTGGGGATTGGGGTGGTATTGGGCTGCTGTGGTGTTTCTACTGAGGGTTTCTAGTGGGACCCAGCTGAGACTCCTTAGGgtgtgggatggggaagggctCCAGTTCTGAGCTCGTTTTGGAAATGGAGGCCCCAGGGCTTTGCATCAGGACCCTGTGAGATTGTGTGACCAAGCACCTTGCCAATTGCCCTGCAGTTCTCTGTGAGCCTGCAGACGGAGGAGAGCATCCAGGAGGAGTTCCAGCGCCGGCGGGGACAGCCGGTCTCCTTCAGTACGCATGCCCGCCATCAGGAGGCCTGCCTGCACACCGCCCAGAGCAGCTTCAGCCTGCCCATCCCACTCAGCTCTACCCCAGGATTCACCACCAATATCGGTTAGTGGCCACCAGGGAAGGGACCCACCCGTGCTTCTCTCCTGTGAtatccccagcccagcccttgcTCAGCAGAGGGCTGTGTCCTGTGGGAGGGAGCTGGCCTGCATGAGTGGGCTTATTTGCATGCCCCCTTGCCTGGACAGCCAGTGCTGAGGCAGCTCTTGTCCCCATCCATTGTGGTGTTGGCTGCTGAcccctcttcttccccacaGTTTCCCTGAAGTGGAGGCTGCACTTTGAATTTGTGACCTCTGGGGAGTCGGCGGGGACTTGCTTGGTTCGTGGGAGCCAGTCGGAGGCCGTCACCTGG is part of the Falco biarmicus isolate bFalBia1 chromosome Z, bFalBia1.pri, whole genome shotgun sequence genome and harbors:
- the RGP1 gene encoding RAB6A-GEF complex partner protein 2; this encodes MIEVLAKLGRGPVFLAGEVLECVITFTNPLSASSTSASSEMLAWASAQIHCQFHASENRVALPPSDGSKHDVQAENETVFVPNRGERGQCILSTPPKILFCDLRLDPGESKSYSYCETLPIDGPPSFRGQSVKYVYKLTIGCQRVNSPIKLLRVPFRVLVLHGLKDYQFPQDEAVAPSNPFLEEEEGLKKDSRLADLATELLMVATSRRSLHLYNISNTRGKVGTFCIFKTVYKIGEDVIGTFNFSEGDIPCLQFSVSLQTEESIQEEFQRRRGQPVSFSTHARHQEACLHTAQSSFSLPIPLSSTPGFTTNIVSLKWRLHFEFVTSGESAGTCLVRGSQSEAVTWTGVEQMEVDTFSWDLPIKVLPTNPILASYVSQFSNTNSITI